The Eubacteriaceae bacterium Marseille-Q4139 genome has a window encoding:
- a CDS encoding NAD(P)/FAD-dependent oxidoreductase, whose product MTETYDVLVVGAGVVGCAAARELSRYQLKICVAEKGPDVCMETSSRNSAVLHAGFNNKTGSLMAKFCVEGNSTFDQVAKELDIPYRRTGKLVVGFTEEDREHLYGLKEQGEKNGIRGIEIVGRDFIDKKAPKVGGNFAMWSPTTAILSPFQFTYGMAENAAKNGVKFFTDSEVTAISRDEQGIYTVKTKSGDIRTRWVVNCAGLGADKISAMLGIDEYTIYPCRGEYFILDKKVSSMLPLPAYPVPNIKTGGLGIHLTPTLDGNIMVGPSTEYIDERDNYAATQEIMDMLIEDGSRIFPYLKKEYFIRNFAGIRPKLNPKGVGGFHDFIIERRDDIAPHAVNLVGIESPGLTSAVPISKEIVRLIKEVEDLKENPNFDPIRRRFVTFRDKSPEEQARLIEENPDYGEIICRCETITKAEVLDAIRRPLGAQTVTGVKYRCRAMMGRCQGGYCQTRITELLMKEKGIRPEDLTYERRGSYLFTGEVRTK is encoded by the coding sequence ATGACCGAAACGTATGACGTGCTGGTAGTCGGCGCAGGAGTCGTAGGCTGTGCCGCAGCAAGGGAGCTTTCCAGGTACCAGTTAAAAATCTGTGTGGCGGAAAAGGGGCCGGATGTCTGCATGGAGACCAGCTCCCGGAACTCGGCGGTTCTCCACGCCGGTTTCAACAACAAGACCGGCTCGCTGATGGCAAAATTCTGTGTGGAGGGGAACAGCACCTTCGATCAGGTGGCAAAGGAGCTTGACATCCCGTACCGGCGGACGGGGAAGCTGGTGGTGGGCTTTACGGAAGAAGACAGGGAACATCTTTACGGCTTAAAGGAACAGGGGGAGAAAAACGGGATCCGCGGCATCGAGATCGTTGGCCGTGATTTTATCGACAAAAAGGCGCCGAAGGTGGGCGGAAACTTCGCCATGTGGTCGCCGACGACAGCCATTTTAAGCCCGTTCCAGTTCACCTACGGCATGGCGGAAAATGCCGCAAAAAACGGCGTGAAATTTTTCACCGACAGCGAGGTGACGGCCATTTCCCGCGATGAACAGGGAATCTACACCGTAAAGACAAAGAGCGGCGATATCCGCACCAGGTGGGTCGTAAACTGTGCCGGCCTCGGCGCCGACAAAATTTCGGCCATGCTCGGCATCGACGAGTACACCATCTACCCATGCCGCGGCGAATATTTTATCCTGGATAAAAAGGTCAGCAGCATGCTGCCGCTCCCGGCCTACCCGGTTCCCAACATAAAGACCGGCGGCCTCGGCATCCACTTGACGCCGACGCTGGACGGAAATATCATGGTGGGCCCGAGCACCGAGTACATCGACGAGCGGGACAACTATGCGGCGACCCAGGAAATTATGGACATGTTAATCGAGGATGGAAGCCGGATTTTCCCGTACCTGAAAAAAGAGTATTTTATCCGCAACTTTGCCGGCATCCGGCCGAAGCTAAATCCCAAGGGCGTAGGCGGCTTCCATGACTTTATCATCGAACGGCGCGACGACATTGCGCCCCATGCCGTGAACCTGGTGGGCATCGAATCGCCCGGCCTTACGAGCGCCGTGCCGATTTCCAAAGAGATTGTGCGTCTCATAAAAGAGGTGGAGGACTTAAAGGAAAATCCGAACTTCGACCCGATCCGCCGCCGCTTTGTGACGTTCCGTGACAAGAGCCCCGAGGAACAGGCCAGGTTAATCGAGGAAAATCCCGACTACGGCGAAATCATCTGCCGCTGTGAGACCATCACAAAGGCCGAGGTTTTAGACGCCATCCGAAGGCCTCTCGGCGCCCAGACCGTGACAGGTGTCAAATACCGCTGCCGCGCCATGATGGGGCGGTGCCAGGGCGGCTACTGCCAGACGAGGATCACGGAGCTTCTCATGAAGGAAAAGGGAATCCGGCCGGAAGACCTGACGTATGAGAGGCGCGGTTCCTATCTTTTCACCGGGGAGGTGCGGACGAAATGA
- a CDS encoding LysR family transcriptional regulator: MEERQFEYFLTIAKEKNISKAARRLFISQPTLSKYLLSLESELGVQLFKRNRNELEITKAGEIYQNYARQFLALAGQLKKELSAAENQEKESISLGITPWISGYIAFQIMNTFSKRHPEASLNIVEDFGGNLFSLFLDKKLDFVLSNITDPVRGKLPDTDGYVPVLRDRLLVVVPRQISEDFGLPKEDTSFAAPGRLTGLPFKGCPIITGKPHQHLHTIISAIVDFYGIKPSSVIESQNTDNCLNLAESGHGISFIPELYTWNRPPLKDAGIYAVDDEKFDYTRYVYFHKEKKSPAKEDLLAIIQDVCQELQAKRP, translated from the coding sequence ATGGAAGAACGGCAGTTTGAATATTTCCTCACCATCGCAAAAGAAAAAAACATATCCAAAGCAGCCAGACGGCTTTTTATTTCCCAGCCGACTCTGAGCAAATATCTGCTCAGCCTGGAGAGCGAGCTTGGCGTCCAGCTTTTTAAGCGGAACCGGAATGAGTTAGAAATCACAAAAGCCGGCGAAATCTACCAGAACTACGCCAGGCAGTTCCTCGCTCTTGCAGGCCAGCTCAAAAAAGAGCTCTCTGCCGCGGAAAACCAGGAAAAAGAGAGCATCTCCCTCGGCATCACGCCGTGGATCAGCGGATACATCGCCTTTCAGATCATGAATACGTTTTCCAAACGCCATCCCGAGGCCAGCCTCAACATCGTCGAGGACTTCGGCGGAAATCTTTTTTCCCTTTTTCTCGACAAAAAGCTGGATTTCGTCCTGTCCAATATCACAGATCCCGTCCGCGGAAAGCTTCCGGATACGGACGGATACGTGCCGGTTCTCCGTGACCGGCTCCTTGTTGTCGTCCCCAGACAGATTTCCGAAGACTTCGGCCTGCCGAAAGAAGACACCAGCTTCGCGGCGCCCGGCCGTCTTACAGGCCTGCCTTTTAAGGGCTGCCCGATCATCACGGGAAAGCCCCACCAGCATCTCCACACCATCATAAGCGCCATCGTGGATTTTTACGGCATCAAGCCGTCCTCGGTCATTGAGAGCCAGAACACGGACAACTGCTTAAACCTTGCGGAGTCCGGTCATGGGATCTCCTTTATTCCGGAGCTTTACACCTGGAACCGGCCGCCTCTCAAAGACGCCGGTATCTATGCTGTCGACGACGAAAAATTCGACTATACCAGGTACGTCTATTTTCACAAAGAAAAAAAGTCCCCCGCAAAGGAGGACCTTCTCGCAATTATTCAGGATGTCTGTCAGGAGCTCCAGGCAAAACGCCCGTAA